The following coding sequences lie in one Leishmania panamensis strain MHOM/PA/94/PSC-1 chromosome 19 sequence genomic window:
- a CDS encoding proteasome maturation factor, putative (TriTrypDB/GeneDB-style sysID: LpmP.19.0390): MSSEIGLPRPQAREERLMHPVEFIQRTAPRQEEVLRMNNIRTTHGLGAATEVALTEVTLLGSRRLGAMASSNTLYNAYRGNFTELTPCDVYGLPENDPNVQPAPRAFVEKQFHGHELTLKTLGL; this comes from the coding sequence ATGTCCAGTGAGATCGGGCTCCCGCGTCCTCAGGCACGTGAGGAGCGCCTTATGCACCCTGTGGAGTTTATCCAGCgcactgcgccgcgccaggaggaggtgctgcgcatgaACAACATCCGCACAACGCACGGCTTGGGCGCCGcgacggaggtggcgctgacggaggTTACCCTGctcggcagccgccgcctcggGGCTATGGCTAGCAGTAACACCCTCTACAACGCGTACCGCGGTAACTTCACGGAGCTGACTCCCTGCGACGTCTACGGCCTACCGGAGAACGATCCGAACGTGCAGCCGGCGCCGCGCGCGTTTGTGGAAAAGCAGTTCCACGGCCATGAACTGACGTTGAAGACGCTTGGCCTGtaa
- a CDS encoding RNA polymerase III C11 subunit, putative (TriTrypDB/GeneDB-style sysID: LpmP.19.0400) has protein sequence MFFCPFCSTLLLVVPHVEGNAFMCATCRYVHTVAGTSQRVATNALGEPVLTIQHSFVEHNRQLVDAGEDPGAEAAASSSVAASCTADASTPAAKTETPVEAGTAVMDNSAEGGQITTIPCQNEDNPCRSTKAYFIQIQMRSADEPATVFFKCVECGYQWRQD, from the coding sequence atgTTCTTCTGCCCCTTCTGCTCAACCCTCCTGCTCGTTGTGCCGCATGTGGAGGGCAACGCGTTCATGTGCGCCACGTGCCGCTATGTGCACACCGTTGCTGGTACGAGCCAGCGAGTCGCGACAAACGCGTTAGGTGAGCCCGTTCTAACCATCCAGCACTCCTTTGTGGAGCACAATCGTCAACTCGTGGACGCTGGGGAAGATCCgggggcggaggcggcggcttcgTCCAGCGTCGCAGCAAGCTGCACAGCAGATGCGTCCACCCCAGCAGCCAAGACAGAGACACCTGTGGAGGCGGGCACCGCAGTGATGGACAACTCTGCGGAGGGAGGCCAGATCACAACAATTCCGTGCCAGAACGAAGACAACCCGTGCAGAAGCACCAAGGCCTACTTCATTCAAATTCAGATGCGTTCTGCTGACGAGCCGGCAACTGTGTTCTTCAAGTGCGTCGAGTGCGGTTATCAATGGAGACAGGACTAA
- a CDS encoding hypothetical protein (TriTrypDB/GeneDB-style sysID: LpmP.19.0410): protein MPAVRTLLRLFDLDETDGRITALDSYGANTHVGTSCGQLIRLSISSAPSSRSQTAASVSVPTREASSLSFEAPLGEAGGAVLGTPFPEQSTVLTTVARRRAISASGAAVQQLQHSRIQRLLFVLCGGRLQLLHADTYAVLSIIEADVACFSVASPLPAVGTGANGSVSSDISVAPVTGALLTHTRVRTGRLAVRDDEGVSQHSRASSHLRTPSEGSHGNFTVRTPQSAPAITLAVSPLGSTISNSGDLLQYHGNVHHHSRDGRGGASSLMTMPSSSSGGKTHVVCVAEKQRKELAVYVVDRVSTSASSAESGAWPSESELAEDGSLSGSTTLSATTARSAPLPPRVVLRQRYVLPEPAQCVLMCNPAPVMCHGLALPFTAAVGGFTGDGLPPLAGSVEAGLSVCVGMRHEVSLLSLLGGSPWCVLRLDGSRPPLLSIGSENNTLLVRTQAPNTVMEVGVPPVAAMAGCVQDANTGWRTGAAAAAAAEASPLLLRAGLARGAVVASTTTSAAASGAVLRGKDDELVMGDVFQADTAVELVLSRFPHVFLFTAHHCDVFSLLEDGAGRGATSRRQRVPLPGIRYGALRGQGMSVCVASDRTVWMLQLNPLRVQLAEMVTGGNSEGAFQLLAFHRRRATATRCNAAAAVDANDALHTIESDLHRMAGFAALHRGDVVEAIRYLREYVDPREVLLALPDCIPPTARAPVTPSVGSGASVPQTGVDVYVLDHIVTTSSEDVYDELLRQSVVADCVKASAAQGTIAPPPSSYWDGWRGPCVYNSFAGNVAEAWRAAFPAVPSSSSTSTGTVEDFVASRFDLLKTEVREWFAEELLEPVSGGSAVRSSAAAPTAGTRISTDQVGMECAGAPLPVSTTTTTSLQLQRALVAAHRRAMEYASLVLAWEARDYRMAHQVVASVSQALRVEDCADMLRHLREFRLLAVLQFRVGQGEACLATLRSAVSVSAVLQLRYGHAAAQKSPIASQLSHWRQRMVMKMGQGRCNDVAAPQPTCGCGLLMLPSFAAVARVARSLFGVESPFDPANGDFATEALLGKIVSYYAARHSHVASAGAAVAAHDKADYCELQLSMRGTGSPRRLSFPHAGPLLSTVVEATVSASIPSHTAAQSHQEAATEPGPTAACHPAVRVVPSALTAFFYLVEKLDVVGVKQLLSCQPRLAQLRDEEGDTALHVTMSQLALVCPARTCDTHPSHSQSPALAALQMPFLQLLCALNGLLVHFGCPVGLLNHYGWSCLDVAAVACAGNTTAFDIVTAALLAAVEIRAAS, encoded by the coding sequence ATGCCGGCTGTGCGCACTCTCTTGAGGCTCTTCGACCTCGATGAGACGGATGGTAGGATAACCGCGCTTGACAGCTATGGAGCCAACACGCACGTGGGCACCAGCTGTGGTCAGCTGATACGTCTCTCCATTTCTTCTGCGCCGTCATCTCGATCTCAAACCGCAGCGAGCGTTTCAGTCCCCACTAGAGAGGCCTCTTCACTCAGCTTTGAAGCTCCTTTGGGTGaagctggtggtgctgtctTAGGTACACCGTTCCCAGAGCAGAGTACCGTCCTCacgacggtggcgcgccgccgcgccatctccgcctccggtgcggcggtgcagcagctgcagcataGTCGCATCCAGCGCCTCCTTTTTGTCCTCTGTGGCggtcgcctgcagctcctccacgcGGACACGTACGCCGTGCTGAGTATCATCGAAGCGGACGTCGCCTGCTTTTCTGTcgcgtcaccgctgccggcggttGGCACCGGCGCGAACGGCAGTGTGAGCAGTGACATCAGTGTGGCGCCAGTGACCGGCGCTTTGCTGACACACACCCGCGTGCGCACAGGCCGCCTAGCGGTGAGAGACGATGAGGGTGTCAGTCAGCAcagccgcgcctcctcccacctTCGCACACCGAGCGAAGGCAGTCACGGTAACTTCACCGTGCGCACCCCGCAGAGCGCGCCTGCCATCACGCTAGCCGTGAGTCCGCTGGGAAGCACCATTAGCAATAGCGGCGATCTTCTTCAGTACCACGGGAACGTTCATCATCACAGCCGTGACGGCAGGGGCGgtgcctcttccctcatGACCATGCCATCTTCCTCCTCAGGAGGTAAGACACACGTCGTGTGCGTCGCAGAaaagcagaggaaagagctTGCTGTGTATGTGGTTGACCGCGTATCGACGTCAGCGTCCAGTGCGGAGAGCGGTGCGTGGCCATCCGAGAGCGAGCTTGCCGAAGATGGCAGTCTCAGTGGTAGTACCACCctcagcgccaccacagccaGGTCTGCCCCACTACCCCCGCGTGttgtgctgcgccagcgctaCGTGCTGCCGGAACCGGCCCAGTGCGTACTCATGTGCAACCCTGCACCTGTGATGTGCCATGGGCTTGCTCTTCCCttcactgccgctgttggTGGTTTCACTGGCGATGGCTTGCCTCCACTCGCCGGTAGTGTGGAGGCTGGGCTGAGCGTATGCGTCGGGATGCGCCACGAAGTGAGCCTGTTGTCTCTGCTCGGGGGCTCGCCGTGGTGTGTTCTTCGCCTTGATGGCAGCCGCCCGCCTCTGCTCTCCATCGGGAGCGAGAACAACACCCTCCTGGTTCGAACACAGGCGCCAAACACAGTGATGGAGGTTGGCGTGCCGCCAGTCGCAGCGATGGCGGGGTGCGTGCAGGACGCCAATACAGGTTGGAGGacaggtgccgctgctgctgctgctgcggaggcgaGCCCCCTCTTGCTGCGCGCCGGCCTCGCAAGGGGCGCCGTAGTCGCCTCCACGACTACCTCCGCGGCTGCCTCAGGTGCAGTATTGCGCGGCAAAGACGATGAGCTCGTCATGGGCGATGTCTTTCAGGCCGACACCGCAGTTGAGCTTGTCTTGTCTCGCTTCCCTCACGTTTTTCTCTTCACAGCGCACCACTGCGAcgttttctccctcctcgagGACGGCGCAGGCAGAGGCGCCACctcgaggaggcagcgcgtCCCGCTTCCAGGCATTCGCTACGGCGCGCTGCGCGGACAAGgcatgtctgtgtgcgtAGCGAGCGACCGCACGGTGTggatgctgcagctgaatcctctgcgcgtgcagctAGCCGAGATGGTGACAGGCGGTAATAGCGAGGGCGCGTTCCAGCTCTTGGCGTTCCATCGTCGgcgcgccactgccacgAGGTGCaatgcggcagctgctgtggatgCCAATGATGCACTTCATACCATCGAGTCTGACCTGCACCGCATGGCTGGTTTTGCCGCACTTCACCGCGGTGATGTTGTCGAGGCCATTCGATACCTGCGCGAATACGTGGACCCGCGGGAGGTGCTCCTCGCACTGCCGGACTGCATTCCTCCGACGGCAAGGGCACCAGTGACTCCCAGCGTAGGCTCAGGGGCCTCAGTCCCACAGACAGGCGTCGACGTGTACGTCCTGGACCACATTGTCACCACTTCTTCTGAGGATGTGTACGATGAACTGTTGCGACAAAGCGTTGTTGCGGACTGCGTCAAGGCCTCTGCCGCGCAAGGCACAAttgccccacccccttcctcgtaCTGGGACGGCTGGCGCGGGCCATGCGTATACAACAGCTTCGCGGGTAATGTTGCTGAAGCGTGGCGCGCGGCTTTCCCTGCAgtgccgtcgtcgtcttcaaCATCAACTGGCACTGTTGAGGACTTCGTGGCGAGTCGCTTCGACCTCCTCAAGACGGAGGTACGTGAGTGGTTCGCCGAGGAGCTTCTAGAACCTGTaagcggtggcagtgccgTCCGTAgttcagccgcagcaccgacggCCGGCACTCGCATCTCCACCGATCAAGTGGGCATGGAGTGCGCTGGTGCACCGTTGCCAgtttccaccaccaccacaacgtcgctgcagctgcagcgggcgCTGGTAGCCGCTCACCGCCGCGCGATGGAGTACGCCTCCCTCGTACTGGCGTGGGAGGCAAGGGACTACCGCATGGCGCACCAGGTCGTCGCCTCGGTCAGCCAAGCCCTGCGCGTAGAGGATTGTGCCGACATGCTGCGACATCTTCGGGAGTTCCGTTTGCTTGCCGTGCTGCAGTTCAGGGTGGGCCAGGGCGAGGCCTGCCTCGCCACGCTCAGGAGCGCTGTGAGCGTTTctgccgtgctgcagctacGTTACGGCCATGCCGCGGCTCAGAAATCGCCCATTGCGTCTCAGCTGAGTCACTGGCGTCAGCGCATGGTGATGAAAATGGGACAGGGACGATGTAACGACgttgcggcgccgcagcccaCGTGTGGCTGCGgactgctgatgctgccaTCTttcgcggcggtggcgcgcgtgGCCCGCAGCCTCTTCGGTGTCGAGAGCCCCTTCGACCCTGCGAATGGCGACTTCGCCACAGAGGCGCTCCTGGGGAAGATTGTGTCCTACTACGCAGCGCGCCATTCCCACGTTGCCTCggccggtgcggcggtggcagcccACGATAAGGCCGACTACTGCGAACTTCAACTTTCGATGCGCGGCACGGGGTCACCACGTCGCTTGTCCTTTCCGCATGCGGGGCCGCTCTTGTCaacggtggtggaggcgacagTGTCAGCGTCGATACCTTCACACACCGCAGCTCAGAGTCACCAGGAAGCGGCTACGGAGCCGGGGCCTACCGCGGCCTGTCACCCCGCCGTCCGTGTCGTGCCGTCCGCGCTCACAGCATTCTTTTACCTGGTGGAGAAGCTCGACGTTGTTGGCGTGAAGCAGCTCCTGAGCTGCCAACCGCGCTTAGCTCAGCTGAGGGATGAGGAGGGTGACACTGCCTTGCACGTTACCATGTCGCAACTTGCTCTTGTCTGTCCAGCTCGCACGTGTGATACCCACCCTTCTCACTCACAGtcgccggcgctggcggcgttgCAAATGCCattcctgcagctcctctgcgccTTGAACGGGCTGCTCGTGCACTTTGGCTGCCCTGTAGGGTTGCTAAACCACTATGGATGGAGTTGTCTGGATGTAGCCGCTGTCGCGTGTGCCGGCAATACGACGGCGTTCGacatcgtcaccgccgcactGCTGGCCGCCGTGGAGATACGAGCAGCGTCCTGA
- a CDS encoding nucleosome assembly protein, putative (TriTrypDB/GeneDB-style sysID: LpmP.19.0420): MPPKHQREAPVAMSEEDENEKMEAGDILDFQKYLDPNFSKNFMSSLPEKIRQRAQVLSAYDEDLSAQQKAYKAKEMDILRRYDALFVPLLQRRREIVTGATVSDEEVKKGIPEEHTEQVSVAVDDTDEAAKAADAFGLNGFWLRVLRHHAVIDSTIEPHDEDVLKHLVDIRSGVAEGDYGSFQVVFTFSPNDFFEEESITATVSIKDDKSVLTVSPITWKPGKNVMMHTVAKKQRAKRTGQMRTISHALPQMSFFWLFKKKPEADGKEEEDDDDEEEQRISTLEVLHTRIVPNAVRYYTGEAPNGFSDIDEEDDEEEEEEEEEEEEIIPRGRGGARGANRGSRGGRGGRSF, encoded by the coding sequence ATGCCGCCGAAGCACCAGCGTGAGGCGCCTGTGGCGATGTCGGAGGAAGATGAGAATGAGAAGATGGAGGCAGGCGACATACTGGACTTCCAGAAGTACCTCGACCCCAACTTCTCGAAGAATTTCATGTCAAGCCTGCCGGAGAAGATCCGTCAGAGGGCGCAGGTGCTCTCTGCCTACGATGAGGACCTCTCCGCGCAGCAGAAGGCGTACAAGGCAAAGGAGATGGACATCCTGCGCCGCTACGACGCCCTCTTcgtgccactgctgcagcgccgcagggaAATCGTCACGGGCGCTACGGTGTCCGatgaggaggtgaagaagggcaTTCCTGAGGAACACACCGAGCAGGTGTCGGTGGCGGTAGACGATACGGACGAGGCTGCGAAGGCCGCCGATGCGTTCGGTCTGAACGGGTTCtggctgcgcgtgctgcgacACCACGCCGTGATCGACAGCACGATTGAGCCGCACGACGAGGACGTTCTGAAGCACCTCGTCGACATCCGGTCGGGTGTTGCGGAGGGTGACTACGGTAGCTTTCAGGTGGTTTTCACCTTCTCGCCGAACGATTTTTTCGAGGAGGAgtccatcaccgccacggTAAGCATCAAGGACGATAAGTCGGTGCTTACGGTGTCGCCCATCACCTGGAAACCAGGCAAGAACGTCATGATGCATACGGTCGCCAAGAAGCAGCGTGCGAAGCGCACAGGTCAGATGCGCACCATCTCCCATGCCTTACCGCAGATGTCCTTCTTCTGGTTGTTCAAGAAAAAGCCCGAGGCCGacggcaaggaggaggaggacgacgacgacgaggaggagcagcgcataAGCACgctcgaggtgctgcacacgCGTATCGTGCCAAACGCCGTGCGCTACTACACCGGCGAGGCCCCCAATGGCTTCAGCGACATcgacgaagaggacgacgaagaggaggaagaggaagaagaggaggaagaggagatcATCCCACGCGGTCGTGGCGGTGCCCGTGGTGCCAACCGTGGTAGCcgcggtggtcgtggtggccGTAGCTTCTAA